The Fimbriimonadaceae bacterium DNA window GCCGCGAAGTTACGTGAGCAGGGCATTTTGATCAAGGCGCTGAACGATGGCATGCTCGGTCCGGGATTCATGCGTGTGACGACGGCCTTGCCGGCGGACAACCGGCGGTTCCTCGATGCGATGCGGGCGGTGTTGGCGGAGGCCTATTAAAGGAGGAGAGATGATGGACGGACGGAGATATGTGTGTGTGATGCTCGGCGGGCTGGCGGCGACCCTGTTGGCCGGTGTGGGGTTTCTGGCGACACAGTCGCAGGCGGAATCGCCGGTCTCGGCCGGGACGGTCGTGGTGGACGGCGTGACCGTCCCTGACATCGCACCCCTGCCGACGGTCGTGCCGATTCCAGCCACGAACCTCAACTACAAGGCCAAAGTCGATTTGGGGAAACAACTCTATTTCGATGGGCGGCTCTCCAAGAACAACGCGATCTCCTGCGCCTTTTGCCACAATCCGTTTACCGGTTTCGCCGATCCGCGCCAGACATCGATCGGAGTGGGTGGAGGCATCGGGGGCCGCCAGGCGCCGACCGTCTACAACACGGGACTCATTCCGCTCCAGTTTTGGGATGGACGCGCCGGATCGCTGGAGGAGCAGGCGCTGGGGCCGATCGCCAATCCCGTGGAGATGGCCGAGGTGCTCGAGCACGTCGTGAAAAAGTTGGCCAAGATCAAGGGATATCAACAGCAATTCCGGGCGGTGTTCGGCACAGACGTCAATCTCCAAAGCCTTGCCGAGGCCATCGCCGCCTACGAGCGGACGGTCGTGTCGACCAATTCCGCCTTCGATAAGTATGTGCTGGGGGATGCGAAGGCCATGGACGAGTCGGCAGTGCGGGGAATGGGGCTGTTCAAGGGGAAGGCCCGGTGCGTGCTCTGTCACAACGGGCCGAATTTCACCGACAATCAGTTTCACAATCTTGGCGTGCCCCAAGCCGGGCCGATGAAAGAGGACCTCGGCCGGTTTTATGTCACCAGGCAGGAACAGGATAAAGGAGCGTTCAAGACCCCGACGCTTCGGAGCATCACCGAGACCGCTCCCTACATGCATGACGGTGTCTTTAAGACGCTGGAAGAGGTGATCGATTTCCTGGATCAGGGAGGCGGGTCGAATCCGCATCTGAGTCCGATGGTGAAGCCGCTCGGGTTGACGAAGGAGGACAAGGCGGATTTGGTCGCGTTTCTGAAGGCGCTGGCGGGGGAGCCGATCAAGTTCGAGATGCCGAAATTGCCGCAATGACCTGGCGCTGAAGGAGTCGCGACTCATGGCACGGTGCAGAGGCTGGTGGGTGTGGATGGTGGTCGCCCTGTGTTTCGATGCCGGGTCTGTGACCGCGCAGGAGGTCCTGCATGTATACGGTCCCGGGGGCCGGCTCCGGCCCTGCGAGAGGCGGCGGCGGAGTTCAGTCGAACCACCGGCATTCAGGTTGAGGTGACGGCTGGTCCGACCGCCAAGTGGCTGGCGAAGGCCAAGTCCGAGGCCGATCTCATCTATTCGGGTTCAGAGTTCATGATGACGGACCTGATTGCCGCGATGGAGGGAGCGGTCGATGAGGCGGCGGCTGCGCCCCGTTATCCTGATGCCGAACCGACAGGAGGCAACCATGAAAGATCTTGTCCGGTATCCCGGTGACCTGTTGTGGGAAGCGTTGCGGGAATTCCCCGGCAAGGGCGAGGTGACGGTATTGCGGGACGAGGGCAAGGGGAAGGCCAAGACCATCATCGTCCGGTTGCCGGCCGGAGGGCAGGTCCTGCCGCATAGCCATGTTGCCCCCGTGCAGCACTATGTGCTCGAAGGGGAATGCGAGACGGAAGGGAAGACGCTGGGACGAGGCGCCTATCGGCTCATGCCGGAACATGCCGATGTGTCGGCCATCTTGACGAAGGAGGGCGCCACCATTCTCATGATCTACGATGCGGCGTCTGGGTAACCGATGGTATCAGGTCTGTGGGTCCCCCTCTCCGCCAGCCTACTCGCTGCGCTGGTCACGACGATCGGGATCTATGTCATTCGCCACTTCGAGAAATGGGGACGCAGGAACAGTACCTACTTTTCGTGTTTTGCGGCGGGTGTCCTGATCTCCGTGTCCTTCTTGCACATCATTCCAAAATCATTTGGGATGAACGAGCAGGCGCCTCTGTACCTGCTCGCCGGCTATGTCTTCATGCATCTGTTCAACCGGTTTCTCACGGCCTATGTCTGCGACAAGAATCCCGAGTTCGCCATTGGGCTGGTGCCGCTGTTGGGGATCGGCTTCCATTCGTTCCTGGACGGCGTCGTCTATTCGATTACGTTTAGCGCCAGCATGCTCACCGGAGCCCTTGCTGCCATCGGTATGGTGCTCCATGAGTTTCCTGAGGGGATCATTACCTATCTCTTGCTCCTTCGGGGCGGCGGCAGTTCGAAGCAATCGTTGTGGCTCGCGTTCCTGGCTGCCGCCGTCAGCACACCATTGGGGACCCTGCTGTCGTACCCGATGATCAGCCGCATTGACCCATCCTTGCTGGGAACTCTGTTGTCGATTTCGGCCGGGGCTCTCATTTATGTGGGGGCGACACATCTGCTTCCTCAAGCGGAGCGGGAGTCGGCCAAGTACAGTCTCATCGCGCTGGCCGCCGGGATACTGGTGGCGGCCGGCATCATCGTGAGTAACGGCTAGCGGGACCGCCGGGAATCTGCGGCCGGCAGCGGCCGCGCTAATTCTCTTCATGGATGGGGATACGGGTCAGAAACTCGCTCACATCGGGGTTTGCGTATGTCCCGTAGGCATCGACGAAGACCCCTCGGGTGCCGTCGCGCGCTTCCAGTGCGTAACAGACGGACATGTCGTCCGGATCCGAGCTTCCTTCGAAACGGTGGTGCTCAACGATCGTGAGTTCGCCGGCCTGGAAGCTTCGTCCGCTCTTCACGTCGTGAACGAGCCCCGCGGCAAACTCGAAGTTTGCCGTGAACCCACGCTCCTGGAGCCCTTTCACCGCCTCGGTCATCGTGCGGTAGGTATGAACAGCCATGAGATCTCATTCCTTTCATGCGGGAATAGAGCCTGTAGGGCCAAGTAGACCAGGACACTGCCGGCAACGCCTAGCGCGAAAGATCCCATCTTGCCATATCTTCCGGCCAGTGGGATGAGCTCGAAGGCGGAGACCGTGACCATCGCGCCGGCCGCGAAGGCCATAAAGGACGGGTTGAGTACGGGATGGAGATGCACCGCCACCAAGCCAAGCATGGCGCCGACTGGCTCCGCGAGTCCCGAGAGCAGCGCCGCTTTGAATAGGAGCGCCCGGTTTTGGACGGCGACGGCGGGGACCGCCATGGCGAACTCCTCGGGAATATTGTGAATGGCGATCGACAGAGCGACCAGCAGGCCGAGAGAGGGCGAAGAAACGAAGGCATTGGCCATCGCAAAACCTTCCGGGACGTCGTGCAGGATCAGACCGAACACAATGAGGTAGGCGGCTCGCAGTTCCCTGGCCGGCGCTGTCGAGTCTTGTCCCAGATGGATGTGTGGCATGAGGATATGGAGGGTCAGAATCAGCGCGGCTCCCAGGCCGACCGACAGGCTCGTCGTCCCCGGCCCCGCAGTCCTCAAGGCTTCCGGCACCAGTTCGCAGAGCGAAATCAGGACCATGATACCGGTTGAGAATCCGATACCCATCGCGATCATGCGGGGGTTCTCGCCAAGAGTTATGGCAAGTGAGACGCCGATGAGCGTCGTGCCACCTGATAGGACGGCAAGCACCATCACCGAGATGGGGGAGGCAGGGAGTGAGTCCATCGCAAGCTCTCCTGGAAGGTTTCCTCGGTACGAAGCATACGGATGGTCCTGTCGGCTCGACGTGTCCGGCCATGTGTTAGCATGAATCGTATTCCCGGTTCACCATGGAGACATCAGCCAAAAGGAGTAGGACGTATGTTCGAACACATTGGTGCGACGCGTTATGCGCTCTGGGTGTTGCTGCTGGCCATGTCGGCGAGCGGAGGTCCGGCCGCTGCATACGAAGAAATCACCGTCGCCGACGGAGGAACCGTCAGCGGAAGAGTCACCATGGTCGGCAAGGTTCCTCACCCCAAGGGGTACAACCTCACGACGCTTCCCGATGCGGTGTACTGCGGCCGGATTTCGGACGGGCAGGGCTGGCGCTTGATGCAACCGTTTCGAATCGGTCTTTCCGGAGAGTTTCAGGAAGTGGTCGTCTATATCGAATCCATCGAACGCGGAAAACCGTTCCCTGCATTTACGGCCCCGCGCATCGAGGCGATCGATTGCCGGTTCCTTCCGTTCCTCAGTCTCGTCCGTGATCGGCATGATGTGTCGGTGGTGAACATGGACCCCGCCATGCACGACATCCAGGCCTATGAGACGTCGCATCTAGGACCGCGCGTCCTGTTCAATTTGCCCTTGCCGATCAGTTCCAGATATCCGGCCCAAGCCCAGCTGAGCGCGCAGGTTTCGAAGCATTACGAGGGCACTCCGGTGACGGGAACCGTTCATATGACGAAGGGGCGTAACATGTTCGTGATGCAGTGCGGCTTCCATGCGTACATGGAGAGTTGGGGATTGGTGATGGATCATCCCTACTATGCGTTGACCGATAGTGACGGGCGGTTCCAACTCTCAGACATCCCGCCCGGCACCTATGTAGTCAAAATCTGGCATCCCTACGTCCGGGAAGAGATTGTGCAGACGGTCACGGTCGAACCGAAAGGCCGGGCAACACTGAATGTGAATGTGCCCGCTCCCGCGGGCCGACTGTATGCCAATCAAATGGTGGAGAACCCGTATGTTCGTTACCAGATCACGGGTGCCGAGCAGACGGCAATCGTGCCGACGTTGGAAAAGCAGACGTACCGGTGAGAGTGGTGAAAGGCGTTCAGGATCGATCGTCAGCGCTGAAATGTGCCGGACGGGGTTCTAGCCGATTCGTCCGGTCATGAGTTCAAGGGAGTTCCGATAGCCTCGCGACGATCATGGGTGTTCACTGAACACCGCGTGAAATCGGGGCGACATATCATCCGGGGCGACATACCAAATGGTTCGGTGTATGGGGAGGCTGCGATGCGTCGATATCTCATTCCAGCAGGGGCGGTCCTGTGCGTAGTGGTGATGAGCGGCTGGATCGGAGCCCAGGAGTTTCGCGGGAATCCCGACAAAGGCGAGGCGGTCTACAAGGCACAGTGCCTCAGGTGTCACGGCAGGCTCGGAGACGGGAACGGACCGGATGCCCAGGGCTTGATCGTGCAGCCCAAGGACTTTCACACGTTGCCGTCCCGCGGCCGAACCGATTTCGAGTTGCTGATCGCGATTTCGAACGGGGTCCTGTTCAGCCCGATGCATTCCTGGAGGGGGCGACTGAAGGATCAGGAGATGTTGGATGTCATTCAGTACATTCGTGCCTTGGCCCCCGAGCGGGGGACGTCGTGATGTCATGCATGGATTCCCTCCCTCGTTAGCCTGCACCTGACCGCGCCGCTTGGGGGCGGTCAGGTGAGTGCCTCAAGAAAATTTATTCAACATGCTGAATCCTTTCGTTCCAGTTTGACCCTAACAGGACAGCGTGAGGAAAGGCTGTGTGGCAGACGCGCTGTGGCGTGATGCGCCAAGCGGGGAGGCAGGTCTGTAGCGTTTGTCGTCAGGCGGGTATGATGGTAGTGATTGCCGGTCCCGATGGAACCGTCTTTTGTTTCGCCCTGTTGTGACCGGCGTGGTATGTAGTTTGCGAGAGTCGCTACGTATGAGACCAATACTATCGATCGCCGTCGCGATGGTCCTGTTCCTCGCAGGCTGTGTCGACTCGAAGGAGACACGAAGCGGTGCGCCCTCTGCCCTGAACCAATTCGAGCCTGAGAGGCTCGATGCGCTGTTCAGTCACCCTTCCCCCGATTCCATCCCCGGCGGACAACGCGGAGAGCAGATCCGGTTAGGCTATCAGCTGGTCGTCCATACTCAGGAATTTGCCGCGCCCTACGTAGGCAACCGACTCACCTGTGCGAATTGCCATTTAGACGCAGGGCTCGATCCCAATTCAGCGTCCTACGTCGGCCTCTCGCGGGCCTATCCCGAATATCGTGCGCGGACCGGGCGCGTCGTGACGCTGGCCGACCGCATCAATGACTGTTTCGAACGCAACTTGAACGGCAAGCCGATTCCGCAAGACAGTCACAAACTGCAAGCGATCGTCGCCTATATCGAATGGTTGTCGAAGGATGTGCCGGCCGGCAGCCGGATGGCCTGGCGGGGGATTCCCACCATTCAATCGCCCAAGCCGCCGGACGCGGTGAATGGAGTCAAGGTGTTCACCGCCCGTTGTGCCTTTTGTCACGGAGCCGACGGACAGGGCACGATGGCGGGGCCACCCCTGTGGGGACCTCAGTCCTACACGCTGGGCGCGGAGCTGGTCCGTGTTCCGGTAGCGGCTGCGTTCATCAAGTCGAACATGCCGAGAACCAGGGGATGGGCTCTCTCGGATCAGGATGCATATGACGTCGCGGCCTACATCAACGCGCAACCACGCCCGGACTTTCCCGATAAAGGCCAGGATTGGCCGAAGGGAGGAAAGCCGGCGGATGTGCCCTACTAAGTACATGCCCTGTGGCTCGTGAAACAGATCCCGGCCCGACGTCGGAGATAGTGAACCATCGGAAGCCACGCACGAGCGGCCGCAGACCGGAAGAGGAGAGGGAGATGAAGCTGAGTGTGGCCTATCAGGGAGGCGCCCGCTACGACATTCTCAGCGACCGGCATCGCGTCGTCACGGACCAACCGGTCGACGATGGCGGCGCCGACGCGGGCATGAGTCCTGTGGAGTTGTTTGTGGGATCTGTGGCCGGCTGTGTGGGCTATTTCGTGGGTAACTTTTGCGCGCGACACGACATTTCCCGTGACGGCCTGAAAGTGGAGGCGGAGTGGACGATGGCGGAACAGCCTCACCGTGTCGGGCAGATTCATCTGTCGATCAGGCTGCCCCACCGGATCACGCCGGAATTGAAAGAACGATTGTTGAAAGTCGCTCACGGATGTACGGTGCATCAATCGGTCGTGGTGCCGACGGGCATTGCGATTGAGTTGAATCCTCATACGTAGCTGGCGATGGAGGCAGGATGAAAGGACGATCATGGCGGTGACGCGGCGGGCGTTGTTCGAACGGGTACTGCAAGGCATCGGAGCGGGTGTGGTGGCGGGCGCCGTCGACCGAGCGCTCGCCGATAGCCCGGTTGAGACGACCGGACAGGCGAGCGGCCCGCTCACCGTTCGTGTTTCCCGGCCGTTCGACGCGGAAACGCCGGTGCGGGAATTTACCTCCTGGTTGACCGCCAATGAACGGTTTTTTGTGCGCAGTCACTTCGGGCCACCCAGTGCGGAGGCCATTGAGCCGGAGTCGTGGCGTCTGACGGTGAAGGGACTCGTGAAAGATGAGTTGACGCTGAGTCTGTCCGAGCTGAAGAAGTTCGAGTCGGTGACCGTCGCCGCTGTGTTGCAATGCAGTGGCAACGGTCGCGCGCACCATCGCCCTAAGGTTCCCGGTGTCCAATGGGAACGGGGCGCGGCTGGAAATGCGCAATGGACCGGGGTGCGTTTGCGCGACGTCTTGCAACGTGCCGGCGTGAAGCCGCAAGGACTGCATGTGCAACTGCAAGGCGCGGATCGCCCGGCTCTGCCCAGCGTGCCCCTGTTCACGCGAAGTATTCCCATCGCCAAAGCGCTCCATCCGGATACGCTTCTTGCCTATGAAATGAATGGTCGCCCTTTACCGCTCCTGCATGGCGCACCGTTGCGGGTGATTACGCCGGGCTGGATGGCGGAATCCTGCATGAAATGGTTAACGGAGATCACCCTGCGTGCAGACGAAACGCCCGGATATTACATGCAGCAGGCCTATCGGATACCGGAGACGTCGATCCAGCCTGGGTCGGGGTTGCCGGGGAGCGTGATGGTGCCGGTCGAGCAGATGCCGGTGAAATCGCTCATCGCCGCGCCCGCCGAAGGGGACACGCTGAAAACCGGTCCGGTGACCATTCAAGGGGTGGCCTGGGCGGGTGAATCGCCGATCACCAAGGTGGAAGTCTCGTGCGACGATGGGAAGACCTGGGCGCCCGCTCGGTTGGTGGGTGAAGAACAGCCCTACGCCTGGCGGCAATGGCAATATTTGTGGAATGCGCGTCAGGTGGGTCCGACGGCGATTCTCTGTCGGGCGACGGATGCGCAGGGGACTCAGCAACCGGAGAAGAGTCCGTGGAATCCCGGGGGGTTTTTGTGGAACGGGTGGGATCGCCTGTCTGTGACGGTGGCCGCATGAGGGGCCTGATGGGGGAGGCGAGAAGAGCGCGAGGACGATGGTCTCCGTTGGTGGCGGGGCTGGTACTGCTCCTCGGCATCGCGGCCGGGACGGCGGCTCAAGAAGATGACAAGCATACGATCGAACCGGCGCAGGCTCGACGGGCGGTGACGTTGATTCATGCTCGTTGCGCCGTGTGCCACACGACCGATCTCATCGTGCAACAGCGGTTGCCGCCGGATCGATGGCAGGTCACGGTCGAGAAAATGATGCATTGGGGCGCGGACCTGTCCAAGGACGAGGCCGCCGCCCTGCTTCAGTTCGTGACGGCTCGCTACCATCCGGGTGCGCCGGACCAGTTGCCGTCCATTGAAGAAGAGTTGGCGATGACGGCTCCGGCGGGAGGGCCCAGCACTGCGAGCGACGGCCCGCTAGTCGGGGTGTCGGCACGAGGCGCTGAAATGTTTGCACGGAACTGTCAAGCGTGCCATGGCGAGGGCGGGATGGGAGGCGCGGGGCCCAAATTGGCCCGCAATAAAATCTTGAAGAACGAGGGAGCGTTTTGGGAGACGGTACTCCATGGCCGAGGCCCGATGCCGGCGTGGGGCTCTGTCTTGAGTCATCAGGACATTGCAGATATCCATGCCTGGTTGGCATCACGCTGACCGGTCGCGCAGTGGGGTGAACGAAAGGGGTGGTTCATGGGTGGAAGACGGACGGTGATGATCGGGTGTGCGTTGGTCATGCTGCTGGGGCTCTTTTCATTCCCCCGCTTGCTCTTGGGCAGTGATCAGACTCGCGTCAAGGAGATGATCCAGAACAACTGTGCCGGATGTCACCGCCTGGAAGGGAAAGCGGAGTCGCGGTTCAACTTGAAGGCACCCGATCTGATTTGGGCCGGGAGTAAATATCAGCGCGCGTGGTTGCTTCGCTACCTGACCGGGAAAGAGGCGCCGCTGTATCCCAAAGGGTACCGGTGGGATTTGTCGGAGGGGCCGACGCGGCACCCGGTCGTCACGGAGGATGAAGCCCAGGGAATTGCCGAGTATTTCGAGCAGCACAACAAGGATTCGCGGGTGACGGTGGGCGCCTTCGATGTCTCGAAAATCAGTAAGTTCGATGCCACGTTCGGCGGGATGGCCTATAAGGCCCACGCCTGTCTCGGATGCCACCTGATCGAAGAGAACGGCAAACTGATCGGCGGACCGCAAAGCATCTCGTTGGCCGATTCCGGGCAACGGTACAACATGGATTGGCTCTTCCGCTTCGGACAAAACCCCCAGGATTTTATCACCCACACCGGGGAGTTCCTGGCCGATGCCACGGAGCCGCAATTGCGAGCGGTCATCGGGTTTCTGGCGGTGCAAGGGGTCAAGGACTTCAAGTATTACGAACCGTGGAAGGCGCCGGAGTTCGGCATGGCAAGCGTCGATCGAGGAAAGGTGCTGTACAAAGAATATTGCGCCCAGTGCCATGGGTTCACCGGAAAGGGCGATGGTCCGGCCGCCTCGGGGTTGGACCCGAAGCCGGCCATTCATGCCAACATTCCCTTCGACAAGGTGCCGACCGACTATCTCTACAATGTGATCAATCATGGCGGCGCCGCGATGGGGAAGTCGCCGAACATGCCCTATTGGGGCTTGACCATCGGCCAGCAGGGTGTGGCCGACGTGATGGCCTATCTGAAGGCCACCTTCAAGGGCGGAGCGGACGTCGCGCAGGCAGCCGCAGGGTCCGGGGAAGGTCCGAGCGGGGTGTGCCCGCAGCCCAGGAAAACGGCGAAGGCGCCGGCCGATTTCCTGTCCAAGACCAATCCGCTGCCGCAGTCGGATGCGACCATCAAGGCGGGGAAAACGCTGTTCCTGCAGACCGCTCAGCCGGTGGCTTGTGCGATGTGCCACGGTGAGAAGGGCAATGGGCAGGGCTTCATGGGGGCGGCATTGATCCCGCCGCCCAGAAACTTCACGTGCGGCTCGATGATGAAGGATCTGCCTGACGGCCAACTGTTCTGGATCATCAAGAACGGCTCACCGGGCACCGGTATGATGTCGTTCGCCGGGTTGCCGGATGACCAGGTGTGGCAATTGATCGCCTATATCCGAAGTTTGGCGAAATGAGTTGACTGAAGAGGTGCAGATGGCCGACGCGTATGGCACGAGCAAGAGATCTCCCACGGGGTCATTGCCATCGGCCATACGCGATCTGCCGTCAGCTCCGATTGTGACGGACGAGAGATGCTTCACGAACGACGATTCACAGGAGACTGAGCAATGGCGACGTTTATCATTTCCGGCAGTCGTGGTACCGACGATCCCACAATGGCGACGTTACCGTTTATGGCGGCCAAGACGGCCAAAGAGCAGGGGCATGATGTGGTGCTCTGGTTGTGGAACGAGGCCGTCACGCTGGGGCGCAAGGGCACGGCTGATCATGTGACCGGTGTGAACCTGACCCCGTTGAAGGATCTGCTGACTGCCGTGCAAGCGGCGCAGATTCCCATCTGGGTCTGCGGGGCTTGTGCCGTCGCCCGTCAAATCAGTGCTGCTGATCTCGTCGCAGGCGCCACGATCAAGGGTATGGCTGATTACATCAAGGCCGTGGCTGAGCGTGACCGGAACGTGGCATTCTGATCCGGCATGAAAGGACAGGGGGCGCGCATGGCAGGAAACGGACAAGGAAACGGCAAAGCCAAGGGGCGAAAGGACCGCGAGCCGATGGAGCCGGATACGGTGCTCGGGCCAGAGGATTTGGAGAATGACGACCTGGAGGTGATCCCCACTGCCGTGCCCCGGGTGGGCGACGGATACGAGGCGGCGCGTGACCCCGGCGGCGCCATGGCGGCGGGATTCATCGGTGAAGCGGGCCGGATCTTGAGCGAAGAGGATCTGCGTCGTATCAATACGCCGAGGGGCCTCATCCAACTGATTAAGAGCAAGAACATCAATCTGGAAGAGGTGCGCAAGACGCTCTTATACGAACAGGAATTGCGGCAGTTACAGGTGGAGCTGGTCCGCCTGCAGCGCTGGGTGCAGTCGGATGGTCAGCGCATTGCGATTCTTGTCGAGGGGCGTGATGCGGCCGGCAAAGGCGGGACCATCCGCCGGTTCACCGAACATCTCAACCCGCGTGCGATGCGGGTCGTGGCCCTCCCGAAGCCGACGGACGACGAACGGGGGCAATGGTATTTTCAGCGGTACATCCGGCAACTGCCCAACAAGGGCGAAATCGTCTTCTTCGATCGGAGTTGGTACAACCG harbors:
- a CDS encoding c-type cytochrome, translated to MRGLMGEARRARGRWSPLVAGLVLLLGIAAGTAAQEDDKHTIEPAQARRAVTLIHARCAVCHTTDLIVQQRLPPDRWQVTVEKMMHWGADLSKDEAAALLQFVTARYHPGAPDQLPSIEEELAMTAPAGGPSTASDGPLVGVSARGAEMFARNCQACHGEGGMGGAGPKLARNKILKNEGAFWETVLHGRGPMPAWGSVLSHQDIADIHAWLASR
- a CDS encoding OsmC family protein, with product MKLSVAYQGGARYDILSDRHRVVTDQPVDDGGADAGMSPVELFVGSVAGCVGYFVGNFCARHDISRDGLKVEAEWTMAEQPHRVGQIHLSIRLPHRITPELKERLLKVAHGCTVHQSVVVPTGIAIELNPHT
- a CDS encoding cytochrome c; its protein translation is MRRYLIPAGAVLCVVVMSGWIGAQEFRGNPDKGEAVYKAQCLRCHGRLGDGNGPDAQGLIVQPKDFHTLPSRGRTDFELLIAISNGVLFSPMHSWRGRLKDQEMLDVIQYIRALAPERGTS
- a CDS encoding c-type cytochrome; its protein translation is MRPILSIAVAMVLFLAGCVDSKETRSGAPSALNQFEPERLDALFSHPSPDSIPGGQRGEQIRLGYQLVVHTQEFAAPYVGNRLTCANCHLDAGLDPNSASYVGLSRAYPEYRARTGRVVTLADRINDCFERNLNGKPIPQDSHKLQAIVAYIEWLSKDVPAGSRMAWRGIPTIQSPKPPDAVNGVKVFTARCAFCHGADGQGTMAGPPLWGPQSYTLGAELVRVPVAAAFIKSNMPRTRGWALSDQDAYDVAAYINAQPRPDFPDKGQDWPKGGKPADVPY
- a CDS encoding ZIP family metal transporter codes for the protein MVSGLWVPLSASLLAALVTTIGIYVIRHFEKWGRRNSTYFSCFAAGVLISVSFLHIIPKSFGMNEQAPLYLLAGYVFMHLFNRFLTAYVCDKNPEFAIGLVPLLGIGFHSFLDGVVYSITFSASMLTGALAAIGMVLHEFPEGIITYLLLLRGGGSSKQSLWLAFLAAAVSTPLGTLLSYPMISRIDPSLLGTLLSISAGALIYVGATHLLPQAERESAKYSLIALAAGILVAAGIIVSNG
- a CDS encoding carboxypeptidase regulatory-like domain-containing protein, coding for MFEHIGATRYALWVLLLAMSASGGPAAAYEEITVADGGTVSGRVTMVGKVPHPKGYNLTTLPDAVYCGRISDGQGWRLMQPFRIGLSGEFQEVVVYIESIERGKPFPAFTAPRIEAIDCRFLPFLSLVRDRHDVSVVNMDPAMHDIQAYETSHLGPRVLFNLPLPISSRYPAQAQLSAQVSKHYEGTPVTGTVHMTKGRNMFVMQCGFHAYMESWGLVMDHPYYALTDSDGRFQLSDIPPGTYVVKIWHPYVREEIVQTVTVEPKGRATLNVNVPAPAGRLYANQMVENPYVRYQITGAEQTAIVPTLEKQTYR
- a CDS encoding DsrE family protein: MATFIISGSRGTDDPTMATLPFMAAKTAKEQGHDVVLWLWNEAVTLGRKGTADHVTGVNLTPLKDLLTAVQAAQIPIWVCGACAVARQISAADLVAGATIKGMADYIKAVAERDRNVAF
- a CDS encoding c-type cytochrome — its product is MLGGLAATLLAGVGFLATQSQAESPVSAGTVVVDGVTVPDIAPLPTVVPIPATNLNYKAKVDLGKQLYFDGRLSKNNAISCAFCHNPFTGFADPRQTSIGVGGGIGGRQAPTVYNTGLIPLQFWDGRAGSLEEQALGPIANPVEMAEVLEHVVKKLAKIKGYQQQFRAVFGTDVNLQSLAEAIAAYERTVVSTNSAFDKYVLGDAKAMDESAVRGMGLFKGKARCVLCHNGPNFTDNQFHNLGVPQAGPMKEDLGRFYVTRQEQDKGAFKTPTLRSITETAPYMHDGVFKTLEEVIDFLDQGGGSNPHLSPMVKPLGLTKEDKADLVAFLKALAGEPIKFEMPKLPQ
- the ppk2 gene encoding polyphosphate kinase 2, with the protein product MAGNGQGNGKAKGRKDREPMEPDTVLGPEDLENDDLEVIPTAVPRVGDGYEAARDPGGAMAAGFIGEAGRILSEEDLRRINTPRGLIQLIKSKNINLEEVRKTLLYEQELRQLQVELVRLQRWVQSDGQRIAILVEGRDAAGKGGTIRRFTEHLNPRAMRVVALPKPTDDERGQWYFQRYIRQLPNKGEIVFFDRSWYNRAVVEPVMGFCSKKEHQRFLQQVTEFEHMLYEDGVTIIKFWFSISKEEQAKRFEARRQNPLKQWKLSPVDEKAQEMWDSYTRFKEEMFSKTHTTFSPWIIVKANDKQAARLEGLRYVLNLLPYRGKDEAQIRLTPDPNVITRFHRKMAELDF
- a CDS encoding ZIP family metal transporter, with amino-acid sequence MDSLPASPISVMVLAVLSGGTTLIGVSLAITLGENPRMIAMGIGFSTGIMVLISLCELVPEALRTAGPGTTSLSVGLGAALILTLHILMPHIHLGQDSTAPARELRAAYLIVFGLILHDVPEGFAMANAFVSSPSLGLLVALSIAIHNIPEEFAMAVPAVAVQNRALLFKAALLSGLAEPVGAMLGLVAVHLHPVLNPSFMAFAAGAMVTVSAFELIPLAGRYGKMGSFALGVAGSVLVYLALQALFPHERNEISWLFIPTAR
- a CDS encoding c-type cytochrome, with the translated sequence MGGRRTVMIGCALVMLLGLFSFPRLLLGSDQTRVKEMIQNNCAGCHRLEGKAESRFNLKAPDLIWAGSKYQRAWLLRYLTGKEAPLYPKGYRWDLSEGPTRHPVVTEDEAQGIAEYFEQHNKDSRVTVGAFDVSKISKFDATFGGMAYKAHACLGCHLIEENGKLIGGPQSISLADSGQRYNMDWLFRFGQNPQDFITHTGEFLADATEPQLRAVIGFLAVQGVKDFKYYEPWKAPEFGMASVDRGKVLYKEYCAQCHGFTGKGDGPAASGLDPKPAIHANIPFDKVPTDYLYNVINHGGAAMGKSPNMPYWGLTIGQQGVADVMAYLKATFKGGADVAQAAAGSGEGPSGVCPQPRKTAKAPADFLSKTNPLPQSDATIKAGKTLFLQTAQPVACAMCHGEKGNGQGFMGAALIPPPRNFTCGSMMKDLPDGQLFWIIKNGSPGTGMMSFAGLPDDQVWQLIAYIRSLAK
- a CDS encoding sulfite oxidase; protein product: MAVTRRALFERVLQGIGAGVVAGAVDRALADSPVETTGQASGPLTVRVSRPFDAETPVREFTSWLTANERFFVRSHFGPPSAEAIEPESWRLTVKGLVKDELTLSLSELKKFESVTVAAVLQCSGNGRAHHRPKVPGVQWERGAAGNAQWTGVRLRDVLQRAGVKPQGLHVQLQGADRPALPSVPLFTRSIPIAKALHPDTLLAYEMNGRPLPLLHGAPLRVITPGWMAESCMKWLTEITLRADETPGYYMQQAYRIPETSIQPGSGLPGSVMVPVEQMPVKSLIAAPAEGDTLKTGPVTIQGVAWAGESPITKVEVSCDDGKTWAPARLVGEEQPYAWRQWQYLWNARQVGPTAILCRATDAQGTQQPEKSPWNPGGFLWNGWDRLSVTVAA
- a CDS encoding cupin domain-containing protein, with translation MKDLVRYPGDLLWEALREFPGKGEVTVLRDEGKGKAKTIIVRLPAGGQVLPHSHVAPVQHYVLEGECETEGKTLGRGAYRLMPEHADVSAILTKEGATILMIYDAASG